The nucleotide sequence GTAATGGGTTACGATGATATCGTGGTCACACAAGTTGGTTCCTGTGGTACAGAGGTCATCGCTCAAATTCATATCCAGACAAGTTTGAACAGGTCTTTGCAGTGTGTTTGTTGTGTTCCGGTGAGTCAAACTGGTCTACAAATAACGCTCAGGAACATCGGAGACCAAGTTTAAAACATCTGGTTTATAATGACCTGTATTATATTCATATGTGTTAGCACTTGTGTAGAGTGTATAATATTAACCGAAATAACTCAGTCAAGAATAAACTTCGGTCTGAATACCTAAAATGCATCGTGAAGTAAGATTGACTGAAAGCTATGtggatgtatttatttatacgtGATGATCTCGTGACGGTAAGCATGGcgtcttataacgctaaaatttgaggTTAGAAACTCGAGAAAAAGGTGATCCAGATAGTCTACTTCCAACATGAAAGAGCTAAAGGATATCCCCAAGCACGAGTGGGTACAGCTTTATCCAGCATACTGTACAAAACTTGTGAATGGCTATTCAAAACAACGTCCAGCTGTCCTTGCTGCTGCAGAAGCTTCAACCAAGTGTTAATCAATTTAGGGGTTGAAGACTTTTGTAACATGTGTTGTCAATATTTATTTGCGTTATATCACTGAAGAGGGTAACAACACACCTTTTATTCTTTGTACTCTTTAGACGTTGCTCTAATATcaatgttgtaaatgtttttgaCCATTCGAGTTATGTCttttacaagaaaataacaaagtttattaCCAGCAAAGGAGAGTGAAGTGTTTAAAATACACTGTACATCACACATAAATGTATTAAAGATGTTTGGTTATCATGTAATCACTGGTTATCTGATGTGGTATGTTTGAATAGAGCAAGGTAATCCTGGTAACCTCGCTGGACTTTACAGTGGAACAGTTGCTGAGTTCAGTAAAGCCGACACGGTCATCTTTCGAACTGATCTTTATGATTTAGTAACAGGGAAGAATGTCCATCGTTACAAGAGGACGATCAAGTATGATTCTAAATGGCTTGACAGTAAGTGTTCAGTGAAATCTATACATGATTCTAAATGGTTTGACAGTAAGTGTTCACATACATGTTCTAAATGTGTAAGTGTTCAGTGAAATCTATACATGATTCTAAATGGCTTGACAGTAAGTGTTCAGTGAAATCTATACATGATTCTAAATGGTTTGACAGTAAGTGTTCAGTGAAATCTATACATGATTCTAAATGGCTTGACAGTAAGTGTTCAGTGAAATCTATACATGATTCTAAATGTTGAACAGTGAAATCTATACATGATGGCTTGACAGTATGTGTTCAGTGAAATCTATACATGATTCTAAATGGTTTGACAGTAAGTGTTCAGTGAATTCTATACATGATTCTAAATGGTTGAACAGTAAGTGTTCAGTGAAATCTATACATGATTCTAAGTAAGTTTCAGTGAAATCTATACATGATTCTAAATGGTTTGACAGTAAGTGTTCAGTGAAATCTATACATGATTCTAAATGGTTGTGCAGTAAGTTTTCAGTGAAATCTATACATGATTCTAAATGGTTGTGCAGTAAGTGTTCCATTAAAATCTAAATGTTATTCTAAATGGCTTGACAGTAAATATTCCATTAAAATCTAGACATAATTTTAAATGGCTTGACAGTAAGTGTTCAGTGAAATATATACATGATTCTAAATGGCTTGACAGTAAATGTcaaatttaagtttattaaactatACTTCAGAGGTTCCCAAACTCTGGTTCACAATCTCCAGTGTTCGAGtggaattatatataattttcgaTTGTTTGCCAGCAAGTTCAGTAATCTATATGTTATTGTGTGTAATGACAGTTTATGACTAATTCTGAGAAACCACACCTTTTTATCACAGAACCACAGTTCGTGGGATCGTATGACATTGGAGACTATGTCTATTTCTTTTTCCGAGAAAACGCTATTGAATACATTAACTgtggaaaaaacattttttctcgTGTAGCAAGGGTATGTAAGGTAAGTACTGCAAATCACCTAAATAAGTGTAACGGTCCGTCACTTATCTAGTTTTTACAGGACTAAAGTCAGCTTAATTAGTATACAAATGTCTAATTTATACCTGTTATTTAGTATTAGATGtccatatatgcaaaaacggctcgtttgggttgagaaaatattttacatagaagagcgaacaacgtttcgaccttcttcggtcatcgtcaggttcacaaagaaagaaagaggaatctgaccggaagctgaccacatgtttggaaggggttgtgtaactgagtgtcggaatgcagagagcggtgttagatgtttgaatatataattttatttattttataaatacaggtataaaggcgtccctttatattggtttattttgggtttaagttgtataagtaaggcttctttaattttgcgtttgtttatgtttgtttctttatttagtatttgagtgttttctatggttatgttgtgtttatttaacgtgcagtgttcgaaaatgtgtgaaggtggctttttatgttctttgaatctggtttccattttactacttgtttcttcaatatagaagtcgtggcagttatcacattgtattttataaataatgttggtgttgtgtttgtcagtgtagtttttacatagtatagaccttagttttgtgcctcgtttttgaataaatttagtattaactggaatgccatattttgttactagtttttgccaaatgttggatATTTGTCTGCTGGTGtgaggaatatatggtatgcagcagtatatggtttcgtgactttttgattcgtgagatatatttacatttgttggttgattttgctttctgtctaggtgtgtgcgaataatgttttctacggtttgtggaggaaacttattgatgttgatgaagtattcttttattttgtctaattcatcgttaattttatctggtgagcatagttttatggctgtgtttatttggtttcttagtatgttgagtttttgttttgtttcatgtgctgagtcccaaggaatgtatagtccagtatgggtgttttttcggtggatttctgttttgaattgtgtgtcggttcttgtaattttgaggttaattaAAGAAGCAacattaaagaagccttacttatacaacaacttaaacccaaaataaaccaatataaaggaacgcctttatacctatattaaatacaataaaataaaattatatattcaaacatctagcaccgccctctacattccgacactcagttacacaaccccttccaaacatgtggtcagcttccggtcagttacctctttctttatttgtgaatctgacgatgaccgaagaaggtcgaaacgttgttcgctcttctatgtaaaatattttctcaacccaaacgagccgtttttagatataaatttctctacaagtgggatttCTCGATATCACAGATTATTAGATGTCCAGTTTTTACTTGTTAGCTGTAGTGTAAGGTGTCCAGTTTATACCTGTTAAACTGCACAagagtttttgcttcttgaacactgttgggtgttccttatataacaactagaatctgtcaatgcttgctgactactgttggacactgcaacgtgatgcaccggacattgaatacaaacgaaaatcaggagcaaaacatttttaattatgttgaacttaacagcatattataaatatatgcgcaattaaatacattattgccagtaaacagttaactgtctatttcacagagttcctacatgaagaagcaaaaccaaaactatatttgtacatacccaccaggtacctgccacaatcagcaaaaacttttcaaaaagcaAAACAACGAGTTTTGTGCATGTAGATACCAAAGTGCTAGCTGATTACCTTCCTCTTTATTACTTGTTCAAAATGTAGATACCAGGGTGCCAGCTAAATACCTTCCTCTTCATTACTTGTTCAAAATGTAGATACCAGGGTGCTAGCTGATTACCTTCCTCTTCGTTACTTGTTCAAAATGTAGATACCAGGGTGCTAGCTGATTACCTTCCTCTTCATTACTTGTTGAAAATGTAGATACCAAGGCGCTAGCTGATCACCTTCCTCTTCGTTACTTGTTCAAAATGTAGATACCAAGGCGCTAGCTGATTACCTTCCTCTTCGTTACTTGTTCAAAATGTAGATACCAAGGCGCTAGCTGATTACCTTCCTCTTCGTTACTTGTTCAAAATGCAGATACCAGGGTGCTAGCTGATTACCTTCCTCTTCATTACTTGTTCAAAATGTAGATACAAGGGTGTTAGCCGATTACATTCCTCTTCATTACTTGTTCAAAATGTAGATACCAGGGTGATAGCTGATTATTTTTCTCTTCGTTACTTGTTCAAAATGTAGATATAAGTACAAGTTTTGCCTTAAATATCAAATACAGTTGAAACACTCGTGGCTgtattcagttatttatttacacagtATGTCTTAAAATGTCTTATATGAAATGTTATTAGTTCTAACTGTGAAACTGTGTCAAATTTTaccttataaaataatattatgcgTTCTGCCACACCTTATTTCAAATGTCTTTTGTTTCTAACCGTGAAACTGTGAGAAGTTTTAtcctattaaataatattattggtcCTGCCACACCTTATGTCAAATATCTTTAGTTTCTAACCGTGAAACTGTGACAAATTTTAtcctattaaataatattattggtcCTGCCACACCTTATGTCAAATGTATTTAGTTTCTAACTGTGAAACTGTAACaagttttacactattaaataatattattggcACCGCCACACCTTATGTcaaatttatttagtttctaaCTGTGAAACTGTAACaagttttacactattaaataatattattattatacatattattattaaacaacgtTTTTGGTTCTTGATGTTTCAGAGAGATACAGGGGGGAAGAATATTCTGAGTAATAACTGGGCATCGTTTCTGAAGTCTCGTTTAAACTGTTCGATACCAGGAGAATTTCCATTTTATTTCGATGAGATACGTAAGTGTATCGGTTCGTGATTTAATATCCAGATTCGCTTATAACAGAAAAATTGTGAATAGAAACATGTAGATGAACAGTGACATCACAATAGATAGTTGATGAGATTTGTAAAGATAAAAGTGAGtggtatttataattaataaatcattaaTGCCATGGAAGGATGAGTtgaattattaataaatgcaTAACGCAGTTTTAATGACGTTTAAACGACACAGGtgataaattaaactaaatatgttTTGCCCATATTTATAGTTCGTAAAAGATAAGACAATCGTAGCTAACATTGTGAACTTATGAAACCTTAATATTTATTCCAATCTACTTTTCTTGATTATACTGCCGTCAGAAATACACTTCAGCAGACAGTGTATTAAACAGCCTGTTTGATTTCATATTCGAAACCACATCTCTTCATTAGCCTGGTTTCACAGAAATGCTAATTTACGTCATTATCCTAAGGACAAATTATAATTAGAATCTTTCGCTAGGTGGAGTCATTTAacgagttttttttattttattatatcttaacaACCTGTAGCCAATACTTCGTTCATTTCTTTACAGAGAATGTGTACAAAGTTCCAGATGATGACCGTAGATTTTATGCAGTCTTTAGAACATCGGTGTAAGTTCGTGAGacaaacattattacattttacttttgataCTGATATAATGTGTGGGTATTATTTGTTACTGAACTATACTTTGTGTACTTAACGCTACCATTCGATGATGAAACagtgttttaatttcttacttaatgttggAATATTGGATATCACTGAAATATTATACGTTTTAAGCTATTGTTTTACCAGAGGTAAAATTAGATTTAATGTCGTGATATTACTTACagacctaaattaatttaggttactatatAGTGAAGTTAAACAGACTCAAAATCTCATATATGTAGAAATAAAACAGCTGTGTGCGTctgctttttaaatatatttttttttatatttaaaactgtagcCTTAGAAATATTTCTCAGGACCTGAGTGTTGacatttgttttagaaatggCCTGATGGGATCAGCCATCTGTAGCTTCAGTCTGGAATCCATCCAGAAAGTCTTTAATGGAAAGTTCAAGGAACAGGTCACGTCCTCCTCGGCATGGCTGCCCGTACTGACCAGTAAGGTTCCAGAGCCACGTCCAGGGCTTTGCGTCAACGACACTGAGACACTTCCAGACTCTGTGTTGACTTTCATCCAGGGCCATCCTCTCATGGACTCTGCTGTTGCGCATGACAACGGGAAACCGGTATTCTATAAACGCGACGTCATTCTGACAAGTATAGTGGTGGATATATTAGAAGTTGATGGAGTcgtttatactgtttattatgCAGGCTCTAGTAAGTATCACACCTATATATTGGTGGTATATCTGCAGCAAAATTACGTGATGAAATCAGCCATGGAGAACTGATATAACCAACTAAGCTGCTGAATGTAGCTTCAAGATAAGAACAAAACACTTCTTGAGAAAATGATTTCCCATTATTGAAGAAGAACatacattttactaaaacaaCCTTACATAGGTACACACAAAGTTCAGTTTTTATGTATAACGAATCAGTCTGTTCTGGTATTAAAATGGTATTAGAAACTATAACATTACTGGTGACTATGTGTTCAatacattttactaaaacaaCCTTACATAGGTACACACAAAGTTCAGTTTTTATGTATAACGAGTCAGTCTGTTCTGGTATTAAAATGGTATTAGAAACTATAACATTACTGGTGACTATGTGTTCAACACATTTTACTAAAACAACCTTACATAGGTACACACAAAGTTCAGTTTTTATGTATGACGAGTCAGTCTGTTCTGGTATTAAAATGGTATTAGAAACTATAACATTACTGGTGACTATGTGTTCAatacattttactaaaacaaCCTTACATAGGTACACACAAAGTTCAGTTTTTATGTATGACGAATCAGTCTGTTCTGGTATTAAAATGGTATTAGAAACTATAACATTAGTGGTGACTGTGTGTTCAACACATTTTACTAAAACAACCTTACATAGGTACACACAAAGTTCAGTTTTTATGTATGACGAGTCAGTCTGTTCTGGTATTAAAATGGTATTAGAAACTATAACATTAGTGGTGACTGTGTGTTCAACACATTTTACTAAAACAACCTTACATAGGTACACACAAAGTTCAGTTTTTATGTATGACGAGTCAGTCTGTTCTGGTATTAAAATGGTATTAGAAACTATAACATTACTGGTGACTATGTGTTCAATACATTTCACTAAAACAACCTTACATAGGTACACACAAAGTTCAGTTTTTATGTATGACGAGTCAGTCTGTTCTGGTATTAAAATGGTATTAGAAACTATAACATTACTGGTGACTGTGTGTTCAACACATTTCACTAAAACAACCTTACATAGGTACACACAAAGTTCAGTTTTTATGTATGACGAGTCAGTCTGTTCTGGTATTAAAATGGTATTAGAAACTATAACATTAGTGGTGACTGTGTGTTCAACACATTTTACTAAAACAACCTTACATAGGTACACACAAAGTTCAGTTTTTATGTATAACGAATCAGTCTGTTCTGGTATTAAAATGGTATTAGAAACTATAACATTACTGGTGACTATGTGTTCAATACATTTTACTCTCATCTTTCTGCTCtatacagtgaaaatatttcCCGTCTTATAGTATTCTATACAGttaagttataaagtaaaatattattatattttgagacTGGCGAAAGCctcatttcaaattttattacccatcattaaacgttgtttttatttctataaacatatatgttattaaatatttacacaagAACATATTGCAGTATCTAAAGTAGAATGTAGAATATATTATCACATCTAATTTTATGTGAATTGAATATGTGTTATTTTCTACAAGTTTATTGTTGAAGTATCTGAACATTGTATTAAAAGTTTGTTCCTGCTTTTTCCTTCTctgatatttttacaataatttgtgttattttgaatatattattttgtatgaatTGTAGCAGAAGGCTTGGTTTACAAGGTTGTAGAATGGTACGATAGGACTGGAGCAGCAAATTCAAGCTTGATTGACGTGTTCGAAGCTACAACACCAGAACCCATACAAGCCATGGAGATATCTAGCAAGGTAAGCCTACTCAGTAAGTACAGGTAACCCTGTGGTTGTATATCCTTATCATAACTATCTctgatgttcagcaaataacatttttaattcgttttcaacCATGTCTTAGAAAACAACTAAACAGTAATAGTTTTTCATCACATAGCAGTGACGgcaccaggatattttcgttgggggggggctgaggtaaactgtgaaTATGAAGTATATATGGTagattattataatgtaaataccaaggtacatttcagaaaggtgtgctattttgaactgcgttttcaatgtagttttcattggaaactcattatctgattaataattcattattacaaattagaaataatctgtttatgaaaatatgcgtatataataataatatagaaaatcaaaattagcttagattgaacatttaatatactattaagagtaaagctagaaatcaaaagaaatgtaacataaagacatagtttatatagcagaaacgaattatcccatgtgaagttaatacactctgaggaaaagtaaagTCACTAttaggctaactatctttcatcgtGTTGTGTTtgtagtcaatattacttcaaaacaatgcgcctgttctggtgattggcagcaaatgtgtctataacagtatcagtatcgagttgttttgccctcctggagtttactgatatgacagcaaggttgctggtgtggTTGTTACTACTGGTGTTGCACAaatatgtcttgagaagcttcagacatgataaacttctctcacaggcagctgaagtgacaggcagggccacagcgatgcatacaagtttgtggagatccatgaaggcatccttgtatggctccagcatggttgcaagctccaatggtgcagatacttcctgccccttgtctttcttcctggcaatcagccggttcaactggtggacctccactgcgaggtcatcctctgccacaccatagtttgctgccatttttaagagtgcttgcttgtccagaaatgttgagtgtttggggttcaatggagttgcacccatcagaacactgcagacatcagaggagaatcttctattcagctcgttgagcatcctgtctatgatggcaaagaaggtgtgtctcctggcatccagaacatatccgtgaaatactgttagagaaaatgtttatctttaaccatatagcacaagtacttaattacagagtagtgataatgtaaaattacaaacacaactttgataaggcatgttgtaaaactgtgaacagctaatgggagtgagcgggGGTGGCGTGCGACTGGCATCTAGAGCTCGATCGGCCTGAGCCGATCGTTAGCCATACGCAGagcgtacaccatggtcagcggctcggtgatcatatgcttaaggcgttcgaggcgggAATCACGCGCTCGAAGAAAGCAAACCCACGGCCTGGATactgaatggtcatagtagcaccaaaacaaaatgtctaaatttcagttgaccttcacagaaaggctggtttcttcacattattcatacaggtcaaactgtgattgtgatattgctcttattatcataagtgtgacaagcacctgttacaataatgtaactactatattacattaaattaggcacttctaaatagtccaatgacaattttaaaattcattctagaattgtttagaaatattatttgtcagttaacatgtaaggttattatctaatcataagtataacattaatgggattgtaagtcacaattttaagtgtatgccacaatcatcagtacaattttggttggctgatacacaatgcaaaatgatctcacagaggacacaacaccagcTAAATGTTTCGTAGTTtagacctatacacaatacacttatacatgcatgctatatcttacttttcaataaaagataaatgaaattaataggtaaatacctgtgaaacctttggtttatcaagtaaaatccctgatgatctgttgtaacttgaaatcaacctggttgtctaatcttcgtcaaagcttaAGATAGAATGGTATTACACAGGGAGTAGCAATACAacacatgagtttcagtgcattcagtacgttgctatgggacgcatgacacatacttccgtcttgatgaagacgttgagttctacagatctatgtctctttgatgttaattgttaagcaacaacgacaattgtgttttccatattttatgaatatatgtaggtaacaatattggggagCTGAGGGGGAGCTTGGCTCATTTGGAGGGGCTCAAGTCCCCAAGCctccccttggcgccgccactgtcaCGTAGATTTCGTTTAAGTTAATTAATCGTAGCCTGTACAGCTTGACATAAACTCATAAATCATAAGCCTAGAATCTTTAAATGTTAACttcatttattattgaaatataaactagttaaaatttacattaaggAACGTTGGAAATATGTAAGAAAACTGATATAGTCTCATAAATCTTAAGCCTAAAATCTTTAGACGTTAACttcatttattattgaaatgtaaacttgttaaaatttatattaaggtACGTTGAAAATATGTAAGAAAACTGTTATAGTCTCATAAATTTTAAACCTCAAATCTTTAGACGTTAACttcatttattattgaaatgtaaacttgttaaactttatattaaggtACGTTGAAAATACGTAAGAAAACTGTTATAGTCTCAtaaattttaaacctaaaatcTTTAGACGTTAACttcatttattattgaaatgtaaaCCAGTTAAATTTTAAGCTACGTAGAAAATATATGGGTTGTTAAGATCCATTTTTTAAATCTGTACCATGTTAAACTTAAAGCACGTGGACACAATAGAAATAAACTGGAAATCGTCTCTCGGTATTTCCAAGAAAGGTGTTCGATATCATGATCTCGTGAtgtatacacccttgtgcaaattaattgaaacaaatggtcattttacaatattttcaacatggcaTTTTCAATTAATGATATTCTGAAAagtaaaggcagtcatatcatgtattaatttgtgagtaatttttggattctcagaaataaaacgcaaaaaattgaaaaaatcgtaattttccctcttgtttcaattaatttgcagaAGGGTGTAAGTGGGTCATggttaataatattaacagtgaTTAACCACATTCTTGATAATACAAGTTacctttattaaaatagaaatacaggttttgtaaaatacatattttctgtGGGGGGACAACATAAAACGAAGCTTTGATGAatatactgttgtttgttttgttgcttgttcttaattttgaactaatttttTAACTAATAGTATGATTCACCTTCACATTATTTCACCTTCACATTttaaggacgagcatgcttgtaGGGGGTTTCGATCCCGTGACACATGGATTGTGAGTGTACGACCTAACTACCAGGCTGTGAACAAACTGATAATTTGATAGTTGTGAGATTCACGTGAATTTAATAAGGATATACTTTCATCTAGTTTGATAAAGAATTGTAATACACGAAACCCGTTCATTCTCTCACAAACATGACGACATCGTGGCTACTTTTGTTCTTAATTCTACCCTGTTAAATGTTATGTGAACGAAATAGTTGTACGTtgtaactttttaaagttatcaATTTTAGCATAAATCCTTGTACGTAACATCAGACAGTGGCGTCCGCCAGTTCCATCTAGTGATGTGCAAGAGACGCTATGGAAGTTGTATACGTTGTACTCGAGACCCATACTGTGGTTGGGACAAGAAACTCGGCGAGTGCCGGTCCTACGTAAGAGGGTAGGTCTTATCTGTTTGTACGGTTCTTTTTTCACAATGTAAATAGTTAGTTGATGTTtgtgaagttaaatagttaacggGTTCTGTATAGATTTGTGGGGTTCAATAATTAGAATGTACACTACAGGTT is from Tachypleus tridentatus isolate NWPU-2018 chromosome 2, ASM421037v1, whole genome shotgun sequence and encodes:
- the LOC143237989 gene encoding semaphorin-2A-like, whose translation is MTAIMSSLLVSFLITSFILQLTYYGHSHRYRTWRFRSSKGTSGHLRHQKEQIYDFSCGHLYYRTLYLDSSQETLFVGAMDKVFRISLYNVNRTRCEEDILTLKPSNIANCISKGKSEHYDCRNHIRVIQPVSGNKLYVCGTNAYNPVDWIVYKNFTWLHQPYPGIGNGIAKCPFDPDDNATAVWVEQGNPGNLAGLYSGTVAEFSKADTVIFRTDLYDLVTGKNVHRYKRTIKYDSKWLDKPQFVGSYDIGDYVYFFFRENAIEYINCGKNIFSRVARVCKRDTGGKNILSNNWASFLKSRLNCSIPGEFPFYFDEIQNVYKVPDDDRRFYAVFRTSVNGLMGSAICSFSLESIQKVFNGKFKEQVTSSSAWLPVLTSKVPEPRPGLCVNDTETLPDSVLTFIQGHPLMDSAVAHDNGKPVFYKRDVILTSIVVDILEVDGVVYTVYYAGSTEGLVYKVVEWYDRTGAANSSLIDVFEATTPEPIQAMEISSKHKSLYVTSDSGVRQFHLVMCKRRYGSCIRCTRDPYCGWDKKLGECRSYVRGLYQDVTRVTPEMCKNSGQKNKIIHVYWGQSLHLDCTLHPHVVGGPDMRSVKWTHYSHEKGPRSVKPHQDKYVLTSDHGLVIIAVTSHDSGQYECKLGNDTLCNYNVTIDSKTCNTPSENDYKKVYIDWCHEFEKYKLAMKTWQRKQANCQGSHPNDGRHEGHPTV